The Enhydrobacter sp. sequence TCTGGATCGGCAACGGCGACGGCGAAGGAAGCTGCATGGTCCACAACCCGGGGTATGACTTCAACGACGAGATCCTGCCGCTCGGTGCGTCCTACTGGGCGACCCTGGTCGAGCAGCAGCTCGCGCGCCAGTCGGTTCCCCAAGCAGCGGAATAAGGGTCGCGTCCGACAAGTTCGTTGTGGCCGTGTCAGCTCATCCTTATGCCGGTGGCCGGATCGGCCTTGCGACGATCCATGCCAAGGAGCGCGCCATCGCTCCTCCGTTCCGTCGCCTGATCGATGCCAAGGTCGTCGTCGCGCCCAATCTGAACACCGACATCCTTGGCACGTTCACGGGCGAGGTTCCGCGACCCGATGCCCTGGTCGAGACATCCCTGCTCAAGGCGGAGCTCGTGTTCCGCACCATGGATGTCGACTGCGCGATTGCGAGCGAGGGCAGCTACGGGCCGATCGACCGCTTGCCGTTCAACGCCGGCGGCCTCGAAATCATGGCCTTCGTCGACCGCAGGCGCGGCATTCGCCTCGTGGAGACGATGACGACACACCGCACCAACTGGCGCCTGATGGCCTTCGAGGCCGGTGATCCCTCGGTGCCGCAGGCGGTGAAATCACTGGGTTTTCCCGACTATGGCGTGTTCGTGATCCGCGGCAGCGTCGGCGGCTACACTGTCAAGGACCTCGCTACCGTCGACGATGTCGTGGCGGCCGTCGATCGGGAGGCACGGCGCTCGGAGGACGGCAAGGCGCTGGTGGTGGCCGACATGCGGGCCCATCGCAATCCGACGCGCATGAAGGTGCTGCGGGCGCTCGCGTGGCGGCTCGCCAGGCGGTTGGCGACGCTCTGTCCGAGATGTGGGGCGCCGGGCTTCGGACACATGCTGTCGCCCCGCGGCCTGCCCTGCGAGGCATGCGGCGAGCCCACGCACTGGATCGACTTCGAGGTCGACGGCTGCGCCTGCTGCGGCCATGCTGTCGCTCGGCCGCGCAGCGACGGTCGACGGACGGCGCCCAGGCTTTCCTGCAGCGCCTGTCACGGCTGACCGTCGACGGCGGTCGCGCTGCCAAGGAGAAAGAGAGAATGCGCGCTTCGGTCGAAGTGACCCGACCGTTGCCCGGTGCGGCGTTCGGTGCGGTCGCGCGCCTTGCGCGGCCGCTTGCGGCCGGGATGCCCGACGGCTTGCCTCAGCTTCTCGCCGAAGCCGGCGGCCTGCTGCTCATTCCCGGAGCGGGCGAAGTCGGCCGCACGCCGGAGCTGCTGGTGCAGCTCAGCCGACTGTTCGGCCCGGAGGTCGAGGACTACCGGTTTCTGCCCACCGGCCGCGCCATGGTGCACGAGACGCAGCCGGAAATCTTCCTGGTCACGAACACCGTGGCGGGCGCGCGACCGCCACCGGCTCGGCCCGAGCCGCCATTGACGGCCGATGGATTGCTGCCGGTGCAATACCCGCACCGCAAGGGCTGGCATACAGATCAGAGCTATCGTCGGCCGCCGCCGGACATCTCGCTGTTCTATGCCGTGATGCCGGCGGACAGGAGCCGCGGGCAGACTCTCTTCGCCAGCGGCATCCTCGCCTACGAGGCCTTGCCGGCCCGCCTCAAGGAGAGGGTCGAGACGCTGCAAGGGCTGCATGCGCGGCCGGGCACCGGGCGTGGCCGCAAGGACGCG is a genomic window containing:
- a CDS encoding DUF6671 family protein, whose product is MAVSAHPYAGGRIGLATIHAKERAIAPPFRRLIDAKVVVAPNLNTDILGTFTGEVPRPDALVETSLLKAELVFRTMDVDCAIASEGSYGPIDRLPFNAGGLEIMAFVDRRRGIRLVETMTTHRTNWRLMAFEAGDPSVPQAVKSLGFPDYGVFVIRGSVGGYTVKDLATVDDVVAAVDREARRSEDGKALVVADMRAHRNPTRMKVLRALAWRLARRLATLCPRCGAPGFGHMLSPRGLPCEACGEPTHWIDFEVDGCACCGHAVARPRSDGRRTAPRLSCSACHG
- a CDS encoding TauD/TfdA family dioxygenase; its protein translation is MRASVEVTRPLPGAAFGAVARLARPLAAGMPDGLPQLLAEAGGLLLIPGAGEVGRTPELLVQLSRLFGPEVEDYRFLPTGRAMVHETQPEIFLVTNTVAGARPPPARPEPPLTADGLLPVQYPHRKGWHTDQSYRRPPPDISLFYAVMPADRSRGQTLFASGILAYEALPARLKERVETLQGLHARPGTGRGRKDALAGKLPGPFAPHERSQPQPVVRVHPVTGQRALYLCEYGQMDWFEGPFVGMQAGPHGDGAALLDELMSHYTRPEFVYVHEWTAGDLLVWDNRCLIHAATWYDADREQRLMWRTTVRGNPGALYAGERRSWIPQEAASA